One segment of Carya illinoinensis cultivar Pawnee chromosome 1, C.illinoinensisPawnee_v1, whole genome shotgun sequence DNA contains the following:
- the LOC122318446 gene encoding major allergen Pru ar 1-like — protein MGVVSLTDKFTSPVPAAKLFKALILDADNLLPKLMPQAIKSVEIVEGNGGPGTIKKLTFAEGAHIKYVKHRIDAVDEEKLTYSYTLIEGDDLLDKIESVSYEIKFEATPDGGCKGTDVSKYHPKPGVQIDEEEAKAGKQKAMAVFKVVEAYLLANPEAYA, from the exons ATGGGTGTTGTATCTCTAACTGATAAGTTCACTAGCCCCGTCCCGGCAGCAAAGCTGTTCAAGGCCTTGATCCTTGATGCTGACAACCTCCTCCCCAAGCTCATGCCCCAGGCCATCAAGAGTGTCGAGATAGTTGAAGGCAATGGAGGGCCTGGAACCATTAAGAAGCTGACCTTTGCTGAAG GTGCACACATCAAGTACGTGAAGCATAGGATCGATGCAGTAGATGAAGAGAAATTAACATATAGTTACACATTGATTGAGGGTGATGATTTGCTGGACAAGATCGAATCAGTTTCTTATGAGATTAAGTTTGAGGCCACTCCTGATGGGGGATGCAAAGGTACAGATGTCAGCAAGTATCATCCAAAACCAGGGGTCCAGATCGATGAAGAGGAAGCGAAGGCAGGCAAGCAAAAGGCCATGGCTGTTTTCAAGGTTGTGGAAGCATATCTCTTGGCCAATCCTGAAGCCTATGCTTAA
- the LOC122318482 gene encoding major allergen Pru ar 1-like, which yields MGVIKIIQSFATQVTPDRMFKALILDSHNLCPKLMFSSIKSMEFVEGQGDVGSIKQINFTEASPFKYVRHRIDALDKEKFTCKHTLIEGDALMDKLEYITYEVKFEGYGRKGCVCKITSEYKAKEGVDIKEEDIELGKDRAIGMYEVVEAYLLAHPRAYT from the exons ATGGGTGTCATCAAAATCATTCAGTCATTCGCAACTCAGGTTACTCCGGACAGGATGTTCAAGGCCTTGATCCTTGACTCCCACAACCTTTGCCCAAAGCTCATGTTCTCATCAATAAAGAGCATGGAATTTGTTGAAGGCCAGGGAGATGTTGGGAGCATCAAACAGATCAACTTCACTGAAG CCAGTCCTTTCAAATACGTGAGGCACAGGATTGATGCACTTGATAAGGAGAAGTTCACGTGCAAGCACACTTTGATCGAAGGTGATGCATTAATGGATAAGCTTGAATATATTACCTATGAGGTCAAGTTTGAGGGATATGGCAGAAAAGGATGTGTCTGTAAGATAACTAGTGAATACAAAGCAAAGGAAGGTGTAGACATTAAAGAAGAGGATATTGAGCTTGGAAAGGACAGAGCCATAGGGATGTATGAAGTTGTGGAGGCCTACCTTTTGGCACACCCTCGTGCCTATacttaa
- the LOC122318474 gene encoding major strawberry allergen Fra a 1.07-like, with protein sequence MGVTTFKQEFACPVAPARMFKALILESSTLIPKVVPQFVKSVDLIQGDGGAGSIEQVNFTEASPFKYVKHRMDELDKENFVCKYTLIEGDPLGDKLECISYEVKFEAASDGGCISKMTSNYKTIGDFEIKEEEIKAGKDSAIGVYKVVEAYLLENPQVYA encoded by the exons ATGGGTGTCACCACCTTCAAACAAGAGTTCGCATGCCCAGTTGCCCCAGCGAGAATGTTCAAGGCATTGATCTTAGAATCTTCCACCTTGATCCCAAAGGTGGTACCTCAATTCGTAAAGAGCGTCGATCTAATTCAAGGAGATGGTGGAGCGGGAAGCATCGAACAAGTCAACTTCACTGAAG CTAGCCCCTTTAAATATGTGAAACACCGGATGGATGAGCTTGACAAGGAGAATTTCGTGTGCAAATACACTCTGATTGAGGGGGACCCCTTGGGTGACAAGCTTGAATGTATTTCTTATGAGGTTAAGTTTGAGGCTGCTAGTGATGGAGGTTGCATCTCCAAGATGACAAGCAATTACAAAACCATCGGCGACTTTgaaatcaaagaagaagaaatcaagGCAGGCAAGGACAGTGCTATTGGGGTCTACAAAGTTGTGGAAGCCTACCTTTTGGAGAACCCTCAAGTCTACGCCTAG
- the LOC122318466 gene encoding major pollen allergen Bet v 1-D/H-like, with protein MITGIIVDEHTSPVAVERLWKASIGDMRNLMPKLLPQLVSSIVILEGDGGAGTIMQHNLNNAVKEFAFVKDRIEVIDHENHIFKYSVIEGGLVGLKLSSFTAEITFSSTREGGCLAKVKIEYESLEDGSLLSEGDVISIKEGNLAMIEAVEEYLLADPNAYV; from the exons ATGATTACCGGGATCATCGTTGATGAGCACACGTCCCCAGTCGCTGTCGAGAGGCTATGGAAGGCAAGCATTGGTGACATGCGGAACCTCATGCCCAAGCTTCTTCCCCAGCTCGTATCAAGCATTGTCATTCTTGAAGGAGATGGTGGAGCTGGCACCATTATGCAGCATAACTTAAATAACG CCGTTAAGGAATTTGCGTTTGTTAAGGATCGCATAGAAGTAATAGACCATGAGAACCACATATTTAAGTACTCTGTTATTGAAGGTGGTCTTGTTGGTCTCAAATTGAGTTCTTTCACAGCTGAGATTACCTTCAGTTCTACCAGAGAAGGAGGCTGCTTGGCCAAGGTAAAAATCGAGTACGAGTCATTGGAAGACGGCAGCTTGCTGTCTGAAGGAGATGTTATAAGCATAAAGGAAGGGAATTTGGCGATGATTGAGGCCGTTGAGGAGTACCTTCTGGCAGATCCGAATGCTTATGTATGA
- the LOC122318486 gene encoding heavy metal-associated isoprenylated plant protein 35-like has product MSHTFAFPSIPTPCTNKCHLLILHSHFPPFHSYSEHTHLLVPLSFPLLMFPELEKPRVTEIQVRMDCNGCVQKIKKALHGINGIYDLNIDFPQQKLTVIGWADPERIVKAIKKTRKIATICSHTIPTEPPAPPTEQAPQKGGVPAPDAPTPPEAPPAEVAEPPKDPPAPPENPPAPPENPPPPPENPPPPPPPPMVPDNNTSQPTYKPSGPKDAGEVHVIYHHPPDYGYRYNYSHGYGGHWHKYQNGQGLQQEPPQPVYVTHSYNTYNPSPYVTEYEYVGSPPRHINYSRMDSYAEDYHNGNNGHGNIASMFSDENPNACSIM; this is encoded by the exons ATGTCCCACACCTTTGCTTTTCCAAGTATTCCTACACCATGTACAAATAAATGCCACCTATTGATTCTTCATTCTCACTTTCCTCCATTTCATTCCTATTCAGAGCACACGCACCTCTTGGTTCCTCTATCCTTCCCATTGCTCATGTTTCCAGAGTTAGAG AAACCTCGAGTCACCGAGATACAGGTCCGGATGGACTGTAATGGGTGTGTTcaaaagataaagaaagcaCTACATGGCATTAATG GTATATATGATCTCAACATTGACTTCCCTCAGCAGAAATTAACAGTAATAGGGTGGGCAGATCCAGAAAGAATTGTGAAAGCCATTAAGAAGACAAGGAAAATTGCTACTATTTGCTCTCACACAATACCAACAGAGCCCCCTGCTCCACCAACAGAACAAGCACCTCAGAAGGGTGGTGTACCAGCCCCTGATGCACCGACCCCTCCAGAAGCTCCACCAGCCGAAGTAGCAGAGCCACCAAAAGACCCACCAGCACCCCCTGAAAATCCACCAGCACCCCCTGAAAATCCACCACCACCGCCTGAaaatccaccaccaccaccaccaccacctatGGTTCCAGACAATAACACAAGCCAGCCAACGTACAAACCCTCTGGACCCAAAGATGCTGGAGAGGTTCATGTGATTTACCACCATCCACCTGACTACGGCTACAGATATAATTACAGTCACGGATATGGTGGGCATTGGCACAAGTACCAAAATGGCCAAGGATTGCAACAAGAGCCCCCTCAACCCGTGTACGTTACACATAGCTATAACACATACAATCCATCACCATATGTCACTGAATATGAGTACGTCGGCTCACCACCACGACACATAAATTACAGTAGGATGGACAGCTACGCTGAAGACTACCACAATGGCAATAATGGCCATGGAAATATCGCATCAATGTTTAGTGATGAAAATCCAAATGCTTGTAGCATAATGTAG